The Oreochromis aureus strain Israel breed Guangdong linkage group 16, ZZ_aureus, whole genome shotgun sequence genome includes the window GTTCATGTGATCCATTCAGTAGAAGCTCTGAGTGAGATGTGCAGCTTGGCTACAAATCCAGTGTGGTAGCAAAGTATGACACAGCTGTGCAGTTGTCCCTATACGCTCTGTGTAAGTGCAAAGACACCTGAGGGTCAGTGACTTTAATCAGCCAGTtcaatttgacatttttgactGTGCTTGCAGGCATCATGTGTTGTCTTTACCTGCCTCTGTCAGAACATGATTTTGAGACAGTTTGCAGTGTTTGCTGCTTTTTCTGACTTTAAGTAGCCAAAATCTCTGCAAATTCCTCTGTGCTTTCTTTTCAGCAGTAGGGTTAGCGCTCTGAGCTTTGGGTTGTGAGCTGTGCTTGTTGTGACATCTTGTTTTTAATAATGTTGTCACTCAAGTTTTCCTTAACATTTctattgttattttctttttttttccatctgagTCATACTTCTAGCGTACCGGTGTGGCTGACACTGGCCCAAACATTTACTCATGTGCTGctggctgctctctgctgtgtgtgtcagcCTACCTGGTGTGGCTCTGACTTTATTCCAAACACATTATTGGTTTGGTGCGGCACTGTTTGCATTGTCATTGGCCTTTTGTGATGTATGAACACATTCACTGCATGTTCACCATGTGTCAGGTGATGAAAGTCAGACTGGACTGTAAGTGAGAGTCTGTACTAacgtgtgtgttttctctgtgtcagtatATTCAGCAGAACATCCGGTCAGACTGCTCCAATATCGACAAAATCCTGGAACCTCCTGAGGGTCAGGATGAGGGCGTGTGGAAGTATGAGCACCTTAGGTAAGAAGTCTCGGGgcacatttttccaaacaggaTCAGACCTGCAGACAAGCATCCATAAAATGTCCTTTTATATGCTGGCATATAACACAGTAGCATATAGCACACTATATAGtgtactttgttttgtttctaaaaCATGAAATGTTTTGTAGGCTTCATTAGTTCTGTGTTCGGTCTTGTGCTTATTTCTACTGCGTGCAAtcagtttttagtaacttctctgaagaaagcattaaattaaattgaatttgtAGACCAGTGCTGTTTCTAGAGATTCTTTGTTCAGATATGAGGAGCTTCCAGATGAAAAGAAAGTGAAGTATAGGCGATCTCTACTATCTTAAATCTTGTGCTCACAGTTGGGCTAAAACCTGGCTGCAGAAGAAGAAATCATGTGATCAGAGGATATTTTGTTTTAACCTTGCTTTTATTGGATCCCTTTGTAGGCAGTTCTGCCTGGAGCTCAATGGGCTAGCTGTGAAACTGCAAGTGAGTACACTAAATCACCACAAACTTCCTTTGGTAATTTTTGGGTTTGAGGATTCTTTCATCTCAGAAATGTGCCTTAATGCTCTATAGATCTGAATCAGGTCTCacttaagatttaaaaaatattgcatTTGTAAACCAGGAATATTTCTTTCTAGTGCAGAAGGGTTCAGGAACATCAAGTAGTTAGTTTAGTAAGAGACAGTTAGCTGCAGTGATGTTGGTCTTTCTGCCTGCAGAGTGAGTGCCATCCAGACACCTGCACCCAGATGACAGCCACAGAGCAGTGGATCTTTTTATGTGCTGCCCACAAGACACCCAAAGAAGTGAGTCAAAGCTTCCAGCTGTCACTCAAGCTTTTCAAGCAGCTGCTCTCACATTgatgggtttgtgtgttttgttctgctgctgcttccacAGTGCCCTGCCATCGATTACACCAGGCACACGCTGGACGGAGCTGCCTGCCTTCTTAATAGCAACAAATACTTCCCCAGCAGGTCAGTCGTTTTCCATTAAGCAGCTATAATTTATAGAATAGTATCAAATCAATTTCAGGTCATTGTTTGCTGAGCTGAATAATCAGACTGTTTCTGTTCACTCTTAATACTCTTGAGGTATCATTTTCAGCAGGCAGCTGATTTCAGTATCCAAGCTCCAAAAGTAATCTTCAAGCTTCAAATTGACTCTAGGTGCTTCTACTAAAAATCTCGgatgatttaaaacaaatgtgacCTCGAtctaaaggtcagaggtcaagttctCTAAAACCCTTGTGAATGTGACGACTCGAGAAAGAGGGGGGATGTAGGATTTTTACAATTCATACCACAGGTGTGTTTGCTAGGAAGCTGATGGCTAGTGCTGGTGGTTGCCAGTGTTTTATTAAAAGTTATGCACAACTGTATCACTTTAAATTGCTGTTTGACTTTGACTCTGTTCTGAGACCCAGAGCAGGCATCAGCCACCACAGACATGACTTGATTACATGAGAGGTGGAATAAAGTGTTGGAGCTGGGGTGGTGGTGGGTTGTAAAGTGGCTTGCATGTGCGCACACTGTAGACAGGGTAAAGCACAGTGCCTTAGATGAGATTGGATAGTTGGTTTGTATGGACAAAGTAATGGGGCATCTATACATTACACCAGCAGCTGCTCAGCTATGGAAACCCATGCTATGACGCTCCCAGTGCACAAGCTAAATCACCACTGGTTTGTGTCTACAGGGTGAGCATCAAGGAGTCATCAGTGGCCAAGCTGGGCTCTGTTTGTCGTCGCATCTATAGGATATTCTCTCATGCTTACTTCCATCATCGCCAGATATTTGACAAGTATGAGGTAGGTGTTTAGAACCTTTGCTTCCCATCGCTCTCTGGTTGCTGCTGTGAAGCTAGAAATTctaaaatgtgattttatttgttccttcCTGGTATggattttttgttctttttgctgTTACAGAAACCAAACTTAAAGAGGTCATACAGACTCTTAtagtcttttcatttaatcTCTTGTGTTTTTACTGTGTTCATCATTGGATTTAAGTAAATGTGCTGTTCAAGTTACTTTTCCCccattttatttccatttcaaTTGCTAAATGGATTgtaacaaaacagagaaaaagtgaGACGTTCCCCGTCTCTGAGTGACTTCACACGAAAAACTGTGAAACAGTTCTCTAAATCTAAACCaagggtccccaatcccagtccatgagggccggtgtccctgcaggttttaaatctcaccctgggtcaacacacctgaatcacatgattacttcattaccaggcctctggagaacttcaagacatgttgagaaggtcatttatccatttaaatcagctgtgatggatcaaggacacatctaaaacctgcagggacaccagcccttgtggactgggattggggacccctgatctaAACGATGCTTATGAACAATCACTCAGTGCTTTACCTCCACTGTGCTCGGTGGC containing:
- the mob4 gene encoding MOB-like protein phocein isoform X1: MVMAEGTAVLRRNRPGTKAKDFYNWPDESFEEMDSTLAVQQYIQQNIRSDCSNIDKILEPPEGQDEGVWKYEHLRQFCLELNGLAVKLQSECHPDTCTQMTATEQWIFLCAAHKTPKECPAIDYTRHTLDGAACLLNSNKYFPSRVSIKESSVAKLGSVCRRIYRIFSHAYFHHRQIFDKYENETFLCHRFTRFVMKYNLMSKDNLIVPILEEEVQNTSSAGESEA